TCCAGCTAGCAGTCATCTGGGAGAGAAAGCTGCTAATGATGACGATGTTCTCCATATTGCTCTTCCAAAAGTTGTTGGGCTTTTGCCTGCCACTTTCCACCCATTCTTTCCAGGGCTTCCAGCTGCTTGCGATAAAGGTCTAACCGGTTTTGTTCTTTGTAGATATAGGCCCGCTCCAGCATCGCCTGAACTCTTAAAGAAGAGACAGCATCGGCGTTGACGACGGAGGAGAAGACGTTCATGGCCTCATCGAGTCGGCCAAGAGACTTCAGGCAGATTCCCATTTTGATTGCCCCGTCGAGTTTTTCATCGGTGGTAAATCCTGTCGTGTCTTGCTCAGCAAGCAGAAGGTGGTTCATTGCCTCTTCATATTGAGAGTCTTGGATGCAAAGGCCTGCGGTTAGATAGTGGGCTTTGGTAAAATAGTAGCCCTGTTTGATTCCGGCTCTTCGAAGGTACTCCATCGCATCGGACAGGTGGCCTCGTCCCCGTTCAGGAGAGCCAAGCTCCATTTCTGCCTCGGCAAGCAAGAGCTTGGCATCCATATACAGAAACCAGCCTTTGAAAACGGAAGGGAGTTGGTTGGTTTCGGGCTGAAGCTCAGATACAAGGCGGGCAAATATTTCCCTTGCATACTCCAGATACACTTCCTTTTTCGCCGCCTTGGACTCTTTCGCTATTAGGAAGTTGCAAAGGCCGGTCTCCAGTTCTGCGTTGAAGGAAAGAAGGGTGAGCGACTCCTCTTGATCTTGCGGAATGAGCTTTCCTTGCCTGAGGGTGTGGAAGGAGGATGACGCTTTTGTGAAAGCTTCGATGGCTTTGGTTAAGCTTTTTTTGCGGATCCACTTGCCTTCAGGTGACTTCCTGTCTTGCTTATAATCAAGACCGATCAGGTAGTAGGCAAGAGGGATGCGGGGCGAGTCTTTCCAATCGGAGGTAAACTGTTCAAGATGTTTTATCTCAAGCCTGCCACCGCTTAGATACTCTTTAAGCGTGTAACGCCTGAAAGCGGCTTCTTTGGCGAGTGGATGGCTCTTGTGTCTTTCGGCGATATAGGCAAGGTATGCGGCTCTTTCATCATAAGATCTCTCATTTTCCGCGATGGAAGCTAAGAGATTGAGCTCTTCGGGAAGGAGCGGGGTCAGGTCTTTTTCTTGGTTTCCATTTAGCAGCAGGGCTTTGGCTTTCTTTAACTCTTCCATTTGATACAGCGAGGAAGCAAGAATAAACCGCGCCTCTTTTAGAGAGGGGTTGTCCGGGTTTTTCTTAAGGGCGGCTTCATAGGATTCCAAGGCGGTATTGGCCAAAGCGGCAGGGTTGTCATCTCCGTTCTCTAAAGCAATCCGGGCCTCATAAGCTTTGGCGAGAGCTTGTTCAGGTTGATCTTTATCCCTCAAAGAGGCGAGGATTTTTCTTGCCTGCGGCAGATGCTCTTTTGTCCCGAGAGCCGCTTTGACAAAAGAGAGGGCCGCTTTGGCAAAGAGGGGTGACTCAGGGTAGGTTTCCATGAAAAGAGTCAACGCTTGGGCGCTTTCTCTGAACCGGAGCTTGCTTTCTTCTAAAAATCCTTCTTGATTTAAGGTGATCGCCCACCTGATCAGATGAAAGCCGTGCAGCAGGGCAAGCGAGGATTTTTTGTCCTTTTCGGCCCCGGCAAGTAAGATAAGGAAGCGTTCGTTTTTCTTCTTGAAGTCGCCTTCGGATTCCGCCTGCAGCAAAAGTGCCAGTCCGCCTGCTTTTTCAGAGGGGAGTTTCAGCAGGGAGAGGATGATTTCCTGCTCTTGCCCCTCAATTTCATCCTTGCCGGCGCCACTCATTTTTTTAGCGAGGAGGTTTTTTCCTCGGCCGATCAGCCCTTCTTCTTGGCTGCCGAGAGCGATTAAAGTTAAGAACGCCTGATCAGCCTGAGAAAAGAGCTCTTCGCTCTCTTTGC
This genomic window from Estrella lausannensis contains:
- a CDS encoding tetratricopeptide repeat protein; this encodes MLSSIQKNCFCFLAAAAFLESTPFQEAGSNAPPIYVVGTTHSTKDSPLLSLQTGLSPLLNQIEESDLLGNFDEAQHLIDQLLEKQSAVPPPVKEYLFKKKLWLYFKQGNDFQVAALTKKEPPDDPFSLLMLSAALRNLDRYEEADAVLGKLLSKEEGQGDQVLLEKGNLLLKTKRYIEADSYFEEVLKSSTSSDAIENASIKRVIAAFLAQDQEKASAALDALQSRKLTDPLYRSLLFYLNAQEHMLRGNTSLALKSLKESVRQKIADDMLKPLLAEYGHYSIALALEKTGKESEELFSQADQAFLTLIALGSQEEGLIGRGKNLLAKKMSGAGKDEIEGQEQEIILSLLKLPSEKAGGLALLLQAESEGDFKKKNERFLILLAGAEKDKKSSLALLHGFHLIRWAITLNQEGFLEESKLRFRESAQALTLFMETYPESPLFAKAALSFVKAALGTKEHLPQARKILASLRDKDQPEQALAKAYEARIALENGDDNPAALANTALESYEAALKKNPDNPSLKEARFILASSLYQMEELKKAKALLLNGNQEKDLTPLLPEELNLLASIAENERSYDERAAYLAYIAERHKSHPLAKEAAFRRYTLKEYLSGGRLEIKHLEQFTSDWKDSPRIPLAYYLIGLDYKQDRKSPEGKWIRKKSLTKAIEAFTKASSSFHTLRQGKLIPQDQEESLTLLSFNAELETGLCNFLIAKESKAAKKEVYLEYAREIFARLVSELQPETNQLPSVFKGWFLYMDAKLLLAEAEMELGSPERGRGHLSDAMEYLRRAGIKQGYYFTKAHYLTAGLCIQDSQYEEAMNHLLLAEQDTTGFTTDEKLDGAIKMGICLKSLGRLDEAMNVFSSVVNADAVSSLRVQAMLERAYIYKEQNRLDLYRKQLEALERMGGKWQAKAQQLLEEQYGEHRHH